One region of Oryza glaberrima chromosome 7, OglaRS2, whole genome shotgun sequence genomic DNA includes:
- the LOC127780370 gene encoding putative 4-coumarate--CoA ligase-like 8 produces MFPSHLFAHFKYPSFRSERIDYSTPMEMELHLAAGYCAATGVYRSGHPPQFAAAAALSFPEYILPRMLLPGRRARPAFVDASTGAALSFAGLRALSLRVARALAAAGLRRGRVALLLSPNSLHFPALSLAVLSLGAVLSAANPLLTPDELARQADDAKPFLALVTGELAPKLRSIAPDVKLVLVEQLLADVAAEVDDDETLDLPAANIGRDDAALLFYSSGTTGRSKGVVSTHGNAIAMAASLERAWGGGGGEKPQQYDDHDEAYGCVLPMFHMFGFSSFVMGTAALGATAVVVPGRFSVEKTMAAVEEYGVTRLLVVPPMVVKMVAAAAGDGEPSRRRLRLRQVVSSGAPLQREHMARFRSCFPAVNLGQCYGLTETTGIVTMCDLQHNDNGIDKVEMPPSSTDMTFVAVAATTTEVKERSTAGGGGGGVSIGRLMPDVEAKIVDPDSGELLPPRRTGELWVRGPSTMRGYLNNEEATALALVAAAGSVSVSGGGERWLRTGDLCYVDSRGLVYVVDRVKELIKCNAYQVAPAELEDVLATHPDIHDAAVAPYPDKEAGEIPMAYVVKKQGSGHLQEDEVVSFVQNKVAPYKKIRKVVFVDSIPRSPSGKILRRQLKNLLQGSILHRSRM; encoded by the exons ATGTTTCCATCTCATTTATTCGCTCATTTTAAATACCCGAGCTTTCGCTCTGAACGCATTGACTATTCCACACCCATGGAGATGGAGttgcacctcgccgccggctactGCGCCGCCACGGGCGTCTACCGGAGCGGCCACCCTCCgcagttcgccgccgccgccgcgctctccttCCCGGAGTACATCCTCCCGCGCAtgctcctccccggccgccgagCCCGCCCGGCCTTCGTCGACGcctccaccggcgccgcgcTCTCCTTCGCCGGCCTCCGCGCGCTCTCGCtccgcgtcgcgcgcgcgctcgccgccgccggcctccgccgcggccgcgtcgcgCTCCTCCTGTCGCCGAACTCGCTCCACTTCCCCGCGCTCTCGCTCGCCGTGCTCTCCCTAGGCGCCGTGCTCTCCGCCGCCAACCCGCTCCTCACGCCCGACGAGCTCGCTCGGCAAGCCGACGACGCGAAGCCTTTCCTCGCGCTCGTCACCGGCGAACTCGCCCCCAAGCTCCGCTCCATCGCGCCCGACGTCAAACTTGTCCTCGTCGAGCAgctcctcgccgacgtcgccgcagaggtcgacgacgacgagacatTGGATCTGCCGGCGGCGAACATTGGCCGCGACGACGCGGCGCTGCTGTTCTACTCGTCGGGGACGACGGGGAGGAGCAAGGGCGTGGTGAGCACGCACGGCAACGCGATCGCCATGGCCGCGTCGCTGGAGCGCGcgtggggtggcggcggcggcgagaagccGCAGCAGtacgacgaccacgacgaggCGTACGGCTGCGTGCTGCCCATGTTCCACATGTTCGGCTTCTCGTCGTTCGtgatggggacggcggcgctgggcGCCACGGCGGTGGTGGTCCCCGGCAGGTTCTCGGTGGAGaagacgatggcggcggtggaggagtaCGGGGTGACGAGGCTTCTGGTCGTGCCGCCGATGGTCGTGAAgatggtcgcggcggcggccggcgacggcgagccgtcgcgtcgtcgtctccggctgCGGCAGGTGGTGTCGTCCGGCGCGCCGTTGCAGCGCGAGCACATGGCGCGCTTCCGCAGCTGCTTCCCGGCGGTCAACCTCGGCCAG TGCTACGGGCTAACGGAGACGACGGGCATTGTCACCATGTGCGATCTGCAGCACAACGACAACGGCATCGACAAGGTGGAAATGCCACCGTCATCGACGGATATGACGTTCGTCGCTGttgcagcgacgacgacggaggtgaaggagagaagcaccgccggcggcggcggcggtggcgtctcGATTGGGCGGCTCATGCCGGATGTGGAGGCCAAGATCGTGGACCCGgactccggcgagctcctcccgcCCCGCCGCACCGGCGAGCTCTGGGTCCGAGGCCCCTCCACCATGCGAGGCTACCTGAACAACGAGGAGGCGACCGCCCTGgccctggtcgccgccgccggctctgtctccgtctccggcggcggcgagcggtggctgCGGACCGGTGACCTGTGCTACGTGGACTCGCGTGGGCTGGTGTACGTGGTAGACAGGGTGAAGGAGCTGATCAAGTGCAACGCCTACCAGGTGGCTCCGGCCGAGCTGGAGGACGTCTTGGCCACCCACCCTGACATCCACGACGCAGCCGTCGCGCC GTATCCCGACAAGGAGGCCGGCGAGATCCCGATGGCATATGTGGTCAAGAAACAAGGCAGCGGCCATCTTCAGGAAGATGAAGTCGTTTCCTTTGTACAGAACAAG GTGGCGCCATACAAGAAGATCAGGAAAGTGGTGTTCGTTGACTCCATTCCAAGGTCTCCTTCAGGCAAAATCCTCAGGCGCCAGCTGAAAAACTTGCTACAGGGGTCTATCCTGCATCGAAGCAGGATGTAA
- the LOC127780909 gene encoding peroxidase 2-like: MAAARVAMWVACVLAMAAACQGRLRVGYYKRKCAPAEYVVRAVVGNAVRQNPGVGAGIVRMFFHDCFVQGCDASVLLDPTAANPQPEKLGPPNFPSLRGFEVIDAAKAAVEKACPGVVSCADIIAFAARDASFFLSGGGISYRIPAGRLDGRVSLANETLAFLPPPVFNLTQLVASFQAKGLDADDMVTLSGAHTIGRSHCSSFADRLSPPSDMDPGLAAALRSKCPASPNFTDDATVAQDAVTPDRMDRQYYRNVLDRKVLFDSDAALLASRQTAAMVARNAAARGRWERRFARAMVKMGGIEVKTAANGEIRRMCRVVNE, from the exons atggcggcggctagggttgcGATGTGGGTGGCGTGCGTgttggcaatggcggcggcgtgccagGGGCGGCTTAGGGTTGGGTACTACAAGCGGAAGTGCGCGCCGGCGGAGTACGTCGTCAGGGCCGTCGTCGGCAACGCCGTCCGCCAGAAccccggcgtcggcgccggcatcGTCCGCATgttcttccacgactgcttcgtccaG GGGTGTGACGCGTCGGTGCTGCTcgacccgacggcggcgaaccCGCAGCCGGAGAAGCTCGGCCCACCGAACTTCCCCAGCCTGCGGGGGTTCGAGGTGATCgacgcggcgaaggcggcggtggagaaggcctGCCCGGgcgtcgtctcctgcgccgacatcatCGCGTTCGCGGCGCGCGACGCCTCCTTCTTCcttagcggcggcggcatcagctACCGCATCCCCGCGGGGAGGCTCGACGGACGCGTCTCCCTCGCCAACGAGACGCTCGcgttcctcccgccgccggtgttCAACCTCACCCAGCTCGTCGCCAGCTTCCAGGCGAAGggcctcgacgccgacgacatGGTCACCCTCTCCGGCGCGCACACCATCGGCCGCTCCCACTGCTCCTCCTTCGCCgaccgcctctcgccgccgtcggacaTGGaccccggcctcgccgccgcgctccggagCAAGTGCCCGGCGAGCCCCAACTTCACCGACGACGCGACGGTGGCGCAGGACGCGGTGACGCCGGACAGGATGGACAGGCAGTACTACCGGAACGTGCTCGACAGGAAGGTGCTGTTCGACTCCGACGCCGCGCTGCTGGCGTcgcggcagacggcggcgatggtggcgcggaacgcggcggcgcgcgggaggtgggagaggaggttCGCGAGGGCGATGGTGAAGATGGGCGGGATCGAGGTCAAGACCGCCGCCAATGGAGAGATCAGGAGGATGTGCAGGGTTGTCAACGAGTAA
- the LOC127780319 gene encoding peroxidase 2-like, with the protein MVALSGTHSIGRSQCSSFADRVPPPSGTTTSGSDMDADLVASLRRQCTTPSDTVAQDAVTPNALDNQYYKSDAALMTAADTMGLVRASAYFPGWWNAKFAEAMVKMGAVAVKTAGNGEIRKQCRFPNY; encoded by the exons ATGGTCGCGCTCTCCGGCACGCACTCCATCGGCCGCTCCCAGTGCTCCTCCTTCGCCGACCGCGTCCCGCCGCCCAgcggcaccaccacctccggctccgACATGGACGCCGACCTCGTCGCGTCCCTGCGGCGGCAGTGCACGACGCCGAGCGACACGGTGGCGCAAGACGCCGTGACGCCCAACGCGCTGGACAACCAGTACTACAA ATCGGACGCGGCGCTGATGACGGCGGCGGACACCATGGGGCTCGTCCGCGCCAGCGCCTACTTCCCCGGGTGGTGGAACGCCAAGTTCGCGGAGGCGATGGTGAAGatgggcgccgtcgccgtcaagaCCGCCGGCAACGGCGAGATCAGGAAACAGTGCCGATTCCCCAACTACTAA
- the LOC127780907 gene encoding peroxidase 2-like produces MAKLAVLLTLLALVGSVTCQGYTGNASPPTPITYPSPPSLSPSTPPTYPPPSSTPPSPAPVSPSPPTTYPPPSTTPPNPAPTGPSPPAPGLRVGYYSSSCPKAEQIVKDTVKNAVYANRGIGAGLVRLFFHDCFVEGCDASVLLDPTTANSRPEKLGVPNFPSLRGFEVIDAAKAALESACPGVVSCADVVAFAGRDATYFLSNANIDFAMPAGRYDGRVSLADETLTNLPSPFAGLDQLKKNFADKGLDADDMVTLSGAHSIGVSHCSSFSDRLASTTSDMDAALKANLTRACNRTGDPTVVQDLKTPDKLDNQYYRNVLSRDVLFTSDAALRSSETGFSVFLNVVIPGRWESKFAAAMVKMGGIGIKTSANGEIRKNCRLVN; encoded by the exons ATGGCTAAGCTTGCTGTGCTGCTCACATTGCTGGCTCTGGTCGGTTCCGTGACATGCCAAGGCTATACCGGCAATGCTAGCCCACCCACACCCATTACATACCCAAGCCCGCCAAGCCTGAGCCCGAGCACGCCGCCTACTTATCCTCCACCTAGCTCGACTCCTCCGAGTCCAGCACCGGTGAGCCCGAGCCCGCCAACAACCTATCCTCCACCAAGCACAACTCCTCCGAACCCGGCTCCAACCGGCCCAAGCCCGCCAGCCCCGGGGCTTAGAGTTGGTTATTACAGTTCCTCTTGCCCAAAAGCTGAGCAAATTGTGAAGGACACCGTCAAGAACGCTGTGTACGCCAACCGTGGCATCGGTGCAGGGCTCGTCCGCCTCTTCTTCCATGACTGCTTCGtcgag GGCTGCGACGCCTCCGTTCTGCTCGACCCGACGACGGCAAACTCGCGGCCGGAGAAGCTCGGCGTGCCCAACTTCCCCAGCCTCCGCGGCTTCGAGGTGATCgacgcggcgaaggcggcgctcGAGAGCGCGTGCCCCGgcgtcgtctcctgcgccgacgtcgtcgcctTCGCCGGCCGCGACGCCACCTACTTCCTCAGCAACGCCAACATCGACTTCGCCATGCCGGCCGGCCGCTACGATGGGCGCGTCTCCCTCGCCGACGAGACCCTCACCAACCTGCCGTCGCCATTCGCCGGGCTCGACCAGCTCAAGAAGAACTTCGCCGACAAGgggctcgacgccgacgacatGGTCACCCTCTCCGGCGCGCACTCCATCGGCGTCTCCCACTGCTCCTCCTTCTCCGACCGCctcgcctccaccacctccgacATGGACGCCGCGCTCAAGGCCAACCTGACGCGGGCGTGCAACCGCACCGGCGACCCCACGGTGGTGCAGGACCTCAAAACCCCCGACAAGCTGGACAACCAGTACTACCGGAACGTGCTCAGCCGCGACGTGCTCTTCACGTCGGACGCGGCGCTCCGGTCGTCGGAGACGGGGTTCAGCGTGTTCCTCAACGTGGTCATTCCCGGCCGGTGGGAGAGCAAgttcgcggcggcgatggtgaagATGGGCGGCATTGGAATCAAGACCAGCGCCAATGGCGAGATCAGGAAGAACTGCCGCCTCGTCAACTAG
- the LOC127780320 gene encoding BTB/POZ domain-containing protein At5g66560-like, whose protein sequence is MSAQPPGGRATDSSLEWEPVKDDALVYVRVELTAWNVEPLRCAAEYLEMTEEHAEDNLTARVEAYLEQAVLRHPCEATKALKSREELLPHAEELGIVSRCVEAISIFTSGLGTTAVRVNLNEEQNMDHLTSPFATTARSSAASRSWFDDLAVLGQDMYRRVMAAMAARADVRTEARESCLVSYAKGTITGLSRSMRRRLASAPASSEVEQRDLLEAVVTSVPTDKCSGRVVTAKFLFAQLWTAHILLALDAALGRKAATQLEHATLEDVLIPSYSGGMKTLYDVDCVERVVRHVLAEEEHGEAGESTSAAAITEEKRGEGASDGGEPAGAVECRRGGGGGAGGSPVIRLGGLRRARSHGGARRPPPPDAGVLMVVGQRSRRLPHLLPHRRRRIAGRPSELLAPTTSSQPPAACRPA, encoded by the exons ATGAGT GCGCAGCCCcccggcggccgcgccaccgACTCGTCGCTGGAGTGGGAGCCCGTCAAGGACGACGCTCTCGTCTACGTCCGCGTCGAGCTCACTGCCTGGAACGTCGAGCCGCTGCGGTGCGCGGCGGAGTACCTGGAGATGACGGAGGAGCACGCCGAGGACAACCTGACCGCGCGCGTGGAGGCCTACCTGGAGCAGGCAGTGCTCCGGCACCCCTGCGAGGCCACCAAGGCGCTCAAGTCCCGCGAGGAGCTGCTGCCGCACGCCGAGGAGCTCGGCATTGTCAGTCGCTGCGTGGAGGCCATCAGCATATTTACAAGCGG TCTCGGTACCACTGCCGTAAGAGTGAATTTAAATGAAGAACAAAACATGGATCACTTAACAAGTCCCTTTGCCACCACCGCGCGCTCGTCGGCCGCGTCGCGCTCCTGGTtcgacgacctcgccgtccTCGGGCAGGACATGTACAGAAGGGTAATGGCTGccatggcggcgcgcgccgaTGTGAGGACGGAGGCTAGGGAGAGTTGTCTCGTGTCGTACGCCAAGGGCACCATCACCGGCCTATCGAggtcgatgcggcggcggcttgcgtcggcgccggcgtcgtcaGAGGTGGAGCAGAGGGACCTCCTGGAGGCGGTGGTCACCAGCGTCCCCACCGACAAGTGCTCGGGGCGCGTCGTCACCGCCAAGTTCCTGTTCGCGCAGCTGTGGACGGCGCACATCCTGCTCGCGTTGGACGCGGCGCTCGGGCGGAAGGCCGCGACGCAGCTGGAGCACGCCACGCTGGAGGACGTGCTCATCCCGAGCTACTCCGGCGGCATGAAGACGCTCTACGACGTGGACTGCGTCGAGCGTGTGGTCAGGCACGTACTCGCCGAGGAAGAGCACGGCGAGGCAGGGGAGTCGACCTCAGCCGCTGCAATCACCGAGGAGAAGCGGGGGGAGGGCGCGAGCGATGGTGGCGAGCCTGCTGGCGCTGTGGAGTGCCGGCGTGGAGGGGGTGGTGGAGCGGGAGGGTCCCCAGTGATACGACTGGGAGGCCTACGACGAGCTCGTTCGCATGGTGGAgcgcgccggcctccgcctccagATGCCGGCGTTCTCATGGTGGTGGGACAACGCAgccgtcgcctccctcaccttctcccgcatcgccgccgccgcatcgccggccggccgtcggaGCTCCTCgccccgacgacctcctcccAACCGCCTGCCGCCTGCCGGCCAGCCTAG
- the LOC127780908 gene encoding peroxidase 2-like, which translates to MAKLAVLLTLLALVGSVTCQGYTGNASPPTPITYPSPPSLSPSTPPTYPPPSLTPPSLAPVSPSPPTTYPPPSPTPPSPAPASPSPPPPGLRVGYYSSSCPKAEQIVKDAVKNAVYTNRGIGAGLVRLFFHDCFVEGCDASVLLDPTTANSRPEKLGVPNFPSLRGFEVIDAAKAALESACPGVVSCADVVAFAGRDAAYFLSNANIDFAMPAGRYDGRVSLADETLTNLPSPFAGLDQLKKNFADKGLDADDMVTLSGAHSIGVSHCSSFSDRLASTTSDMDAALKANLTRACNRTGDPTVVQDLKTPDKLDNQYYRNVLSRDVLFTSDAALRSSETGFSVFLNVVIPGRWESKFAAAMVKMGGIGIKTSANGEIRKNCRLVN; encoded by the exons ATGGCTAAGCTTGCTGTGTTGCTCACATTGCTGGCTCTGGTGGGCTCTGTGACATGCCAAGGCTATACCGGCAATGCTAGCCCACCCACACCCATTACATACCCAAGCCCACCAAGCCTGAGCCCGAGCACGCCGCCTACTTATCCTCCACCTAGCTTGACTCCTCCGAGCCTAGCACCGGTGAGCCCGAGCCCGCCGACAACCTATCCTCCACCAAGCCCAACTCCTCCGAGCCCGGCTCCGGCAAGCCCAAGCCCGCCACCCCCAGGGCTCAGAGTTGGTTATTACAGTTCCTCTTGCCCAAAAGCTGAGCAAATTGTGAAGGACGCTGTCAAGAATGCTGTGTACACCAACCGCGGCATCGGCGCAGGGCTCGTCCGCCTCTTCTTCCATGACTGCTTCGTCGAG GGCTGCGACGCCTCCGTTCTGCTCGACCCGACGACGGCGAACTCGCGGCCGGAGAAGCTCGGCGTGCCCAACTTCCCCAGCCTCCGCGGCTTCGAGGTGATCgacgcggcgaaggcggcgctcGAGAGCGCGTGCCCCGgcgtcgtctcctgcgccgacgtcgtcgccttcgccggccgcgacgccgcctACTTCCTCAGCAACGCCAACATCGACTTCGCCATGCCGGCCGGCCGCTACGACGGGCGCGTCTCCCTCGCCGACGAGACCCTCACCAAcctgccgtcgccgttcgctGGGCTCGACCAGCTCAAGAAGAATTTCGCCGACAAGgggctcgacgccgacgacatGGTCACCCTCTCCGGCGCGCACTCCATCGGCGTCTCCCACTGCTCCTCCTTCTCCGACCGCctcgcctccaccacctccgacATGGACGCCGCGCTCAAGGCCAACCTGACGCGGGCGTGCAACCGCACCGGCGACCCCACGGTGGTGCAGGACCTCAAAACCCCCGACAAGCTGGACAACCAGTACTACCGGAACGTGCTCAGCCGCGACGTGCTCTTCACGTCGGACGCGGCGCTCCGGTCGTCGGAGACGGGGTTCAGCGTGTTCCTCAACGTGGTCATTCCCGGCCGGTGGGAGAGCAAgttcgcggcggcgatggtgaagATGGGCGGCATTGGAATCAAGACCAGCGCCAATGGCGAGATCAGGAAGAACTGCCGCCTCGTCAACTAG